The following proteins are encoded in a genomic region of Corylus avellana chromosome ca4, CavTom2PMs-1.0:
- the LOC132179641 gene encoding uncharacterized protein LOC132179641 isoform X3, protein MVFHSLCPSVSQVVTLSFPAMQWAWNIGMEGKGYLPNQWVEPSAAQSMVIPTIYTDIRGRMIQSNQYSGTEHFWSSESGYFFQSLPGIFFFYDISPVKEKIVG, encoded by the exons ATGGTTTTTCACTCTCTCTGTCCCTCTGTCTCTCAGGTTGTTACTCTGTCATTTCCGGCCATGCAATGGGCATGGAATATTGGAATGGAAGGGAAGGGATATCTTCCCAACCAATGGGTCGAACCCTCCGCCGCACAATCAATG GTGATCCCTACTATATACACTGACATTAGAGGCCGTATGATCCAGTCAAATCAG TATTCCGGGACAGAGCATTTTTGGAGTTCCGAATCGGGTTACTTTTTTCAGTCTCTTCCtggaattttcttcttttatgaCATTTCTCCAGTTAAG GAGAAAATTGTTGGGTAG
- the LOC132179641 gene encoding uncharacterized protein LOC132179641 isoform X2, producing MVFHSLCPSVSQVVTLSFPAMQWAWNIGMEGKGYLPNQWVEPSAAQSMVIPTIYTDIRGRMIQSNQYSGTEHFWSSESGYFFQSLPGIFFFYDISPVKKKNYKCTLS from the exons ATGGTTTTTCACTCTCTCTGTCCCTCTGTCTCTCAGGTTGTTACTCTGTCATTTCCGGCCATGCAATGGGCATGGAATATTGGAATGGAAGGGAAGGGATATCTTCCCAACCAATGGGTCGAACCCTCCGCCGCACAATCAATG GTGATCCCTACTATATACACTGACATTAGAGGCCGTATGATCCAGTCAAATCAG TATTCCGGGACAGAGCATTTTTGGAGTTCCGAATCGGGTTACTTTTTTCAGTCTCTTCCtggaattttcttcttttatgaCATTTCTCCAGTTAAG aagaaaaattataaatgcaCATTATCATAG
- the LOC132179641 gene encoding uncharacterized protein LOC132179641 isoform X4, with amino-acid sequence MGMEYWNGREGISSQPMGRTLRRTINGCNGYMTHQMVIPTIYTDIRGRMIQSNQYSGTEHFWSSESGYFFQSLPGIFFFYDISPVKRREKKICLII; translated from the exons ATGGGCATGGAATATTGGAATGGAAGGGAAGGGATATCTTCCCAACCAATGGGTCGAACCCTCCGCCGCACAATCAATG GGTGTAATGGGTACATGACACACCAAATG GTGATCCCTACTATATACACTGACATTAGAGGCCGTATGATCCAGTCAAATCAG TATTCCGGGACAGAGCATTTTTGGAGTTCCGAATCGGGTTACTTTTTTCAGTCTCTTCCtggaattttcttcttttatgaCATTTCTCCAGTTAAG aggagagaaaaaaaaatttgtttgattatttAA
- the LOC132179641 gene encoding uncharacterized protein LOC132179641 isoform X1, whose protein sequence is MVFHSLCPSVSQVVTLSFPAMQWAWNIGMEGKGYLPNQWVEPSAAQSMVIPTIYTDIRGRMIQSNQYSGTEHFWSSESGYFFQSLPGIFFFYDISPVKRREKKICLII, encoded by the exons ATGGTTTTTCACTCTCTCTGTCCCTCTGTCTCTCAGGTTGTTACTCTGTCATTTCCGGCCATGCAATGGGCATGGAATATTGGAATGGAAGGGAAGGGATATCTTCCCAACCAATGGGTCGAACCCTCCGCCGCACAATCAATG GTGATCCCTACTATATACACTGACATTAGAGGCCGTATGATCCAGTCAAATCAG TATTCCGGGACAGAGCATTTTTGGAGTTCCGAATCGGGTTACTTTTTTCAGTCTCTTCCtggaattttcttcttttatgaCATTTCTCCAGTTAAG aggagagaaaaaaaaatttgtttgattatttAA
- the LOC132179641 gene encoding uncharacterized protein LOC132179641 isoform X5 — MQWAWNIGMEGKGYLPNQWVEPSAAQSMVIPTIYTDIRGRMIQSNQYSGTEHFWSSESGYFFQSLPGIFFFYDISPVKRREKKICLII, encoded by the exons ATGCAATGGGCATGGAATATTGGAATGGAAGGGAAGGGATATCTTCCCAACCAATGGGTCGAACCCTCCGCCGCACAATCAATG GTGATCCCTACTATATACACTGACATTAGAGGCCGTATGATCCAGTCAAATCAG TATTCCGGGACAGAGCATTTTTGGAGTTCCGAATCGGGTTACTTTTTTCAGTCTCTTCCtggaattttcttcttttatgaCATTTCTCCAGTTAAG aggagagaaaaaaaaatttgtttgattatttAA